In the Malania oleifera isolate guangnan ecotype guangnan chromosome 1, ASM2987363v1, whole genome shotgun sequence genome, one interval contains:
- the LOC131165761 gene encoding scarecrow-like protein 14 produces MDFPSLPPDQQEPADCLSPPSMVNQPEGDSANRRHFPDTIFNEMAELLMEEDMAEIFIDPLALRVTEESLYEVLDKRYSPSPEQPTPFCSVPTSNSVLHSTSASTSKMPISGRSAVAPMEPHVSSTPSSSNPLINHNESVFLFQRGVQEASKFLPNNDLEKSKCTWLPKCKGGDADEPEAKNNHESLRDDESIMFFRRGVEEASKIHPVIDFGNYYSALPPGSKEPDGGMGKNNHDREETDAEGGRSNKQLAVRAEEEELSEMLEKVFLFPEDDKEQQAIIDTDWKAAHEMLKEIRQYSSPFGDETQRISHHFADGIEARLAGVRNQIYRSWYSKIPSPDAMFKSYRAFASACPFRRISLYFANHNILDVTNGATKNHIIDFGIQLGFQWPIIVRDLLARVGGPPKLRITGLEIPLSRFWSSQKVGEMGRHMAKYFEHFNIPFEYNAIDKKWDTI; encoded by the exons ATGGATTTTCCTTCTCTTCCACCTGATCAGCAGGAGCCAGCTGATTGCTTGTCCCCGCCTTCCATGGTGAACCAACCTGAAGGAGACTCTGCCAATCGGCGACATTTTCCTGATACCATTTTCAACGAAATGGCAGAGCTGCTCATGGAGGAGGACATGGCGGAAATATTCATCGATCCATTGGCTCTCCGAGTCACCGAGGAATCGTTGTACGAAGTTCTGGATAAGCGGTATTCTCCTTCACCCGAACAGCCCACGCCTTTCTGCAGTGTTCCTACTAGCAACTCTGTTCTTCACTCCACTTCGGCATCCACCTCAAAAATGCCCATCAGTGGGAGATCTGCCGTTGCGCCTATGGAGCCTCATGTAAGTTCAACACCTTCTTCTTCAAATCCTTTAATTAACCACAACGAGTCCGTATTTCTGTTTCAAAGAGGGGTACAGGAAGCTAGTAAGTTCCTTCCAAACAATGATTTGGAAAAGTCTAAGTGCACGTGGCTTCCAAAGTGCAAGGGCGGCGACGCTGATGAGCCGGAGGCGAAGAATAATCACGAGTCATTGAGAGATGATGAATCCATAATGTTTTTTAGGAGAGGGGTTGAGGAAGCTAGTAAAATCCATCCAGTTATTGATTTCGGCAACTATTACTCTGCTCTGCCGCCAGGATCCAAGGAGCCTGACGGTGGAATGGGGAAGAATAATCATGACAGGGAGGAAACAGATGCAGAAGGAGGGAGGAGTAACAAGCAGCTGGCGGTTCGTGCGGAAGAGGAGGAGTTGTCGGAGATGCTCGAAAAGGTTTTTCTCTTTCCGGAGGATGATAAGGAGCAGCAG GCCATAATTGATACTGATTGGAAGGCTGCACATGAAATGCTGAAGGAGATTAGGCAGTACTCTTCTCCTTTTGGGGATGAAACTCAAAGGATTAGCCATCATTTTGCCGATGGTATTGAGGCACGATTGGCGGGAGTTAGGAATCAAATTTATCGTTCCTGGTATTCTAAGATACCGTCGCCCGATGCTATGTTTAAATCTTATCGGGCATTTGCTTCGGCCTGCCCATTCAGAAGGATTAGTTTATATTTTGCGAACCATAACATTTTGGATGTAACTAACGGAGCAACCAAGAATCACATCATAGATTTTGGTATACAACTTGGATTCCAATGGCCCATCATTGTGCGCGATCTCTTAGCGAGAGTTGGTGGGCCTCCCAAACTTCGCATTACAGGACTTGAGATCCCTCTATCAAGATTTTGGAGTTCACAAAAAGTTGGGGAGATGGGACGTCATATGGCAAAGTATTTTGAGCACTTTAATATTCCATTTGAGTACAATGC